The window gaaaactataacggctaagtttgcttgagaattattagtagtttatgagtaaatagcagccttaggtataaaatatacctaaacttggaagattccttataaaatacgaaaaccttagaaaaatattacttaatgttttcgtaatggctacgaaaccctattttgggcgtgtccgacacgctcttggccggtttttttatattgttcaGCACAAACCTTGTTccgacaataacgaacacaacaaaaaaagaattattcaatccggtgccgtcgttcggaagttatgcgtgtacttacatacatatgtcagcgattcattttatttaaatagattaTTTCATTTATCCTATTTGCTACCTGACCAACATTTGTGTATGCAACTTCTCTGTCGCATTAGGTCAAGCCTGTAATGATAGATGTCAGTgtgttgtataaataaataaataaaaaatatgtatttttaattaatatacatTGTAACACATTTACGAATCGTTTTAGCTCACGCTTAAATAAAGCCAAtacttttcaaattaaattaagtaggtaacaaTACCGTTATCCGATGTAGTGTCACAGTTACGATGTAAATCGGAGCCTTCAAGGGCCATTTTGACGGCGGAAAATTAATGGTCCTCAGAGAAAATTTGAGAACGCTGAGAACGGTGAGATAAACCTTATTAGGTATAACGATATTAATATTATCTAATTTCTAAACAAGAATTCAAATATGGAATTCATACGAACCTCCTTCCGtgcgttattttattaatgaaacagaaatcatgttttagaaaaatataattttaatccaATATCCCTAATTATAGTTTGATCTTTCTAAGGTTGTAGTTCAGATGCTCTATTTTTAAAGTAAGCTCCATCCACCAACCGCTATAACAAGTCCACTCGATATTGGTTTAAAAATAGCAAAATGTATGTCAATTGTAGAAATTACGGTACCCCGGCTCATTATACTGAGATTAGAGTCAATAGGCATGATTGCCTGCACGTGTATCATCGCTACTAGTTATCTAtaaagcagggtttcttaaagtggggtccacggaccctctaggggtccgtagcatgtgtatcaggggtccgcagtaggtcagtctgtaaacatatttattaggaaatttccaaaattgttttttttataggggaattgtttaaattgtgagtGGTACGTCATTGCAAAAAGTTTAAGTAACCCTGCTATAAAGCTAAAGCCTTGTATATCTATGTTACTACGGTATTGCAAATCTCAATAAAACCGTCATTTTAGAAAATTCGGGTGTTCTTGTCCAAAAGAAATACAGcgtttttaagggttccggagccaaaatggcaaaaacagaatccttatagtttcgccatgtctgtctgtctgtctgtccgtcctcggctttgctcagggactatcaatgctagaaagctgtaattttgcacgaatatatatgtaaactatgccgaaaaaatggtacaataaaaaattcaaaaaaaaaataatctaagggtacctcccataggcgtaaagtgggggtgattttttttctcattcaaccctatagtgtggggtatcgttgaataggtcttttaaaaccattagggatttgctaagatgatttttcgattcagtgatatgtttgcgaaatattcaactttaagtgcatataaccggtgggtggagaaattttaaaaaatgcaggatgatagtaagtatatcaaactttcaaggaaaactataacggttaagtttgcttgagaaatattagtagtttaaaagtaaatagcagtctaaggtataaaatatacctaaacttggaagattccgtattaaatacgaaatacttagaaaaatattacttaatttttttaatggctacggaaccctattttgggcgtgtccgacacgctcttggccggtttttattaaaaacaaacggAATGCATGACTTTGTTGTCGTACTAAAAAAAGATATCTAACGGTTCCTTTTAattaacatgaaaaaaaatacaatgtgaTTACGTGTAtgtatatctatttttaaatgcgCGCTTTATTTATGACATCATATAAGATGGTCTTCGGTATTGGAGATGGGATTACATGATTACATTCTTTGCACGTGATTGATTGTATTTGTTACAAATGAGATAAATATAAGAAGCCCGGCTACGGAAATATGTCCGTATCATtaccgaaaaaaataaattttaatttcatgttgACTCTGTTCAATTaataactttttcacttcttatgctcctaaacttcgtatttatgctggatctaggtgacataaataaaatgactttttatgctctagtgcataaagtaaaatgttcatctaagaccaaggcaatcaggtgtcaacagccacaaacaaaaaagtttctatatattttattttaaaataatgaatgtacttatataaaactaaagCTTAGAAACAGAAACGCGTTGAAgaatcaagttgaaattaatatcaaacaccTAGGCCTCTTAAAATCGTTAAAAAACTAACTTCTAAGTTCTTCCAATCAAGACAGCCTTTGGTGTGTctatttcatacaaaaaaatgtagaaataaGAACTTTCAGggtacttacatacataatttcTGTAGTCATGAGACCTTTAGCTAGAAGTATGGCCTTATGAGGTAAACTTTATTGTTCATAAAGAAACACTATGAAGGAAAAGTCGCACTTGGCCAATTTTTCTCCCAGACCCAACTATCGCCAACGCATATTTATATCTCCCGGTGCAATAAGTGACAATTACATAACTGACAGTGATGGTATCCAAATTCATTAAAGGGGCCTGTCATAAGTTTCCAAAAGGAGGTATCCGAGTTAAGCATTATGCAATTAAGGCTTGCAGATTTAATCGTCAAGACTTTATTAACCTTATAAAGCATGTAAATGAAGGCGTCTCGCTGCGGCAAAAACAGAAGCGCGTTGATGTCTTTAATCACCTTACGCAGACACTTAAAGGTCGActaaatttaggggctgtttcaccatccattgattagtgttaactgacggttaaatgtgatgccgtctccgtctattcgaacaaaacaaatagagacggcatcacatttaaccgtcagttaacactaatcaatggatggtgaaacagccccttaatttgtTAATGTTATTTGGGGACACGGCAGTGCCCCGCCAAGACGAACAAAAACGAAGGTGTGGCGCTAACTACTTTTTCTCGAACCATTTTGTGTAATTTTCAAACCGTCATCGCTTCGTCCTAGATTAGACCAGAAAGGCCAAGTTCACAGGATAAGATGTAGGAGAGAACGTTGGAAAATTCAAGAAGTTTCATTTATGAAgctttttttatactttagaatttttttaaacataaaatacgATAATTTGGCCAGATCATCCGACGGACTTTTTGACGGTGAGTAGTTAAATTACATCACAATGTTATGCCATTCACTATCCATGAAATGGCCAAGTCATAGTTTTTAAACCAAATAGTAATGTTAGTTAAGTCAAGGCTTAGGGGCTTGGCTTTTCCGGGGGGGAAAGTTTTATGAGCTTATGAGTCTTGGCCAAATTTACGTgcaatgtttttggtgggattatTAGGTATCACTCGAAAATACCATTCAGAAGTAGTAAAATCTGTACATTACTACTAAACTACAACTTATTTCGAATTCTCTCGTTATGAATTTAaagctttaatttaatattatgaaaTCATATTTTAGTTAGACTTATTAGTTTTTTATGGTTTAAACTCATTCCAGGTGTCCCTCACTTCTCGCCACGTTCGCTAAAATATGCAAATTAGGTGACGAAAACTGAAGCTTCTAGACATACCCTCTTTCTAGTTAACTGCATTAGTgtacattttaattacttaaagtAAAAGCGAGTTTAAATAAAGGTATAAACTACGCAAGaacaaaatatacaagttttaaGATTAGATTACTTCAGAGCAACATAATAACTTTTCGTGTAAGGATAAGTAAACAGTGAAACAGTCAAAAATGTTGTTGTAAAAAATGTGTTTCGTGTAAACATGACTAGTATTCTCTATTTTTTATTCAGTTCAGATCATGATGAGAAAACATGGACTGCTGCAGGGATTTATTGAATTAGATAAGAAAGTAAGTAGAAAGTCGTATCTTGGACCCAGCTGGTGCCGGAAACCGACCTCGGCTTACAAAACCAGCACTTTCTACTGTCATGTGGAAGATAAAATCCCCGATAGCCTAACAAAGGCTAAGTTGATTTCGATTACTCGTGCTTGCTCTGATCAGTCGAAAAAATGTACAGTCGTCAGCACcagtatctgacacaacaaagtttgcataaatatttgatatgactctatttctagggccgatagtGTCTGACacattcagatatttttgtgtgctccactgtggcagatattaatgcaggtgactacaAAAAACCGATTGATAATGTTCTATTCTccgttattatatttatataaaaccatcttatttttaaatactaataaactagctgtttaatatacctaaacacaCAAAGTCGAAAAAATTACAGTGCGAGTATGAACACGAAAATAATCACttatttataattcaaaatGTCATTAAAATTTGATTATATGCCCATTTTCACTTCATTCATATTATGAAATACTTTCAGAACTATTTTATTAATCAACCGTGCTGAATTCTCGCGAACGaataatttcataattcttttgAAAGGCTATAAAATACTGGTCTCTAAATGAAAGCTCTTTATAAAGAATTTTTAATTGAAGCAACTAAGACAAAAACATTGTGTTCCCTATTTATGAGCCACGTGTGACATTACAACTGCAGTTTTTCCAGTGCATTTCAGAAATAACGAGCAGAATAATTAAAAGACTCTAAACCGGACTCTGGGGTCGcgttttataagtatttttcttttttgtttatgCTTGCATACTTAGTCGAGAAAATTCTTTACAACTTTAAGGTTCAATATCAGTTATACGGTTTAAAACTTTCAATAATATTACACAATATTGTTATACAAGTCAATGTGACTATCAACTATAAGTAGTCTTGTTTTCCGAAAAACTTGATCGACGATGCAGTAACTGGTTAGAAAACACTATCGGATCAACTGAATCGTATGAAACCTtttcacagtaaatgtcatagTGATATTGAGCCCCGACAAGGAGAAACATTTAATTATGCCACTtatttactgtgagaacgttctactaTGGGTTACGAATCAAATAGTTGGATTCTAGCTGctattaattttatacaaacctACCGTACTTAATTGCCATGTAATACCTATTAAGTAACTAATAAAACGAACCTTGAcattttaagaataaaatacCTTCATGTAAGTAATTATGAACTTCCTTGTGTTAAGAAAAAGTTTTAGGAAAAAGCAGTAGTTAAATAGCAACTCAGAGTATTTAACCAAGGTTTCAGATGCACTCGCGCTAGTCCATCTCAAATgaccaaacaaataaatttctCTCAATCTATTTCGCTGTTCGCAACTTGCACTTCCTGGAACTGCAGCGTCACCGCGATAAACTCGTTTATACGATTGAACAATGAGAAACAACAAGCAATTGTGTGGTTTCGTGTAAAAATATAGGAAGAGAGGattgtatttttacccgactgcaaggagaggtttTTACGGAAGTACTTACCTTCCTGAAAAGCGTTCTCTTCTGTAGATGTTACATTCAGGGCTACAAATGattttgacaaattttataCCTATGGGGCCTATCTATCATATCCTTCAAGATGAATACTTTAACCGCTAATATTTGCACGGCTAAATACCTAAACGTGGCTGGTCacgctagtaatatttacctcgatgttctGACTACATTGCAGTGGACGTGATCCTGAGTAGACACCactgcaataataataataaatccatttatttcgggcaacttggcccatataataaataccttacataCTATGCAATATGGTCGCTACTCCGAGGTGAATACTacaagcgtgataagtcccgttttagtaactatttaattatgagtgaaaatcacgaaagtttcaaacattatatttgcttatgggctcttgcatacttacaaaaataatgCCAGTTTGAAATGTCTCAATTTCCATATAACGCAAACGGGTACTGAAAGTGATCTgttgattcgatttgtagcattcgaacatggcgaatgaagacgatatctaatttggttatttctgcttctttggctagttgaagtataattttgatagtgttttatgcggcgattaaccttaacagtgaacagtgaccacaaaattctttatttctctcgtgtctgtcattttttaatgcgcaagttgtctccgcgtgatTTCTGGAATTtagctatcaagttgcaaaaactacaatcaccatacaacgtgaagaagaagaatattatctttaatataactgacattggcccaagccttaaggccgccattgcggggaataataataagtgaTCTGTTATTTTGCGGGAAAGTTAGTGAGGAGGATGTAAGGACGTTTATAATTATCTCATGCACAAACAAGTAACGTATTATGTTTCTGACATCGACACACCGGTTATAATCTGGATTAgcacaatatattttatatcatgatAAATTGCCTAGTTTCTTTTAGATAACGCTGACCGAAGTATTTGTAGATGAAATTACAGACAACAACTATAATTACATGTACAGTCCAGTTCATAAactagtgagcaaaaatttgatcaaaaatatctcaacacgcttctacgccgttaacaatagagtcgtcttcacatatttttgatcaagtttttgtttacaagtttatattattattagctctCAATTAAATAGCTGAAATACCCATCGTGCatccgtacatttttcatttcgACATTTCACACTGAATAATATATGTAGAGTTCCTCGACCGATtcatatgaaaatgtcactcatttagtACAAtaaattgattgacacttcggatGCTGacgtattccgattgagatccgacttttacCGATGGAAATCGTAAGTCTCTATGTGGctttatatgtataatttttcCTTTTCACTCAGTTTTGCTTATGTTTTATTTAGATAACAATGATGCGCGGAGCCAGCGGAGCGCTGGCCGTCACTCTGGCGGCGCTGTTAGTCTGCTGCACTGCCGACCAGCACCAGGTTCGTAGACTATCATCCGCTATCAGCCGGAAGCCGCTGACATAGgcatccactgctgaacataggcctcccccttagaaaaccacaatgaacgacaactctccacttgcatccaccggcccgcccattgccacttcatgGATAGttctccaagaggccaacagtcaggAACCACAccatcattaaattaaataaatacctacctaaatataaCATTGGGAGACTTTGTCCAATTTGTCCAAAACATGTCCAACTAATTttttacacttccactgaacatattaaaacatcatcatcatgttcaaaacttccactgaacgtaggtAGATATAGTTAAAATGTTTAGAGTTATTTTTGAACCCGATACatccctttaatttttttttaattttaatttttcacctataggtatatattatatttacttagatatATGTTAGctttcatagtcaaaatacttctaaatatatattttgttttgaaaaaatggcTGCACttttgtttaggtatatttactcGTAAGTTGTATTATTGCAATTGTTGTGTAGTTTTTCAAAAatagagatttttttattgtattttgttcatttacataatttaaatgtgcCAACGTAGGTAATATTCAACCAACTTCAGTGTATCTACATATATGTGTCTAATTCTACCATAGTTTGATAAAACTTGTAAGATCCTAAACTAACATTTGGTAAAAAAGTCCTATGAACACACCAATTCAATTAATTAGAAATCATAGTTTTACCAGGAAACTCGATCGTTACTAGAAAATATTGCATTAAATtcttaattactttttaatcaTGAACAGTGCTCAGAAATCCCTTAGGGGATTTGTACATAAATCTGTATAGCAGAATGTTGTGTATAAATCTAGAGTAAGGATTACTTTCATGTTTGTAAAATGTTCCGTTAAATTAGTTGTGGGGCCCAAGACGAAGTTCCTGTGGTGTTACTAATGCTTAGTACACTAGGGTATCGTGCTGGAGCAGAACAAGCCACTTAGAAAGTGTTAATTCATGTTGTCATTAAAATCTTCACGGCTCTGTTTTCAGTTTCCAGTACTGCGAACAAGCCCCCATCAAGTGTCTAGGGAACCAATCACGCACTGTACACTTTTCTCACCTTAGAGTTTATAATTATGATCAAAAAATTACTTGTTACCAAGATCTTGTTACCGAAAGTACTGAACCAATAATTAATTGTAGTCTTTTTGCATGACCTCTGAATTTCAAACACTCgactttacattaaaaaaatgaatcacgaatttggaataaataaataagttcctACTACATTAGAAGAAAAAGACATATATTTGACTTCCCCGGCACTACATTTCCGCGTTAATTTATCAAAGCATCTTCAAAGCCAATTCACGAtaccaaataaaaatatcgCCTCGCCTCCAGTAGAACTCGCAAAAATATGCCGTCGGTATTGAGACATTATGTTTTTCGACCCTAATTTGTATTTAGATAGGTATTTCTCTTGACATTTACGAGACAAATTGTTAGTACTTTCGGCGAGGTGTCGTCTGGCCTCTTTTGCATTTATTCTGAAGACGGTCGTAACATAATATTCATTAACTCGGGACTATTCGAGTCATCAGGAGCTTTGTGGCGGCGTAATGTCGCCCAGAAAATAATAACTAGTTAAGCTCCCAATCAGATATTTAATCTTCGGGCTTGCCACTCAAATAACAACTCGGACTACGAAGCTTATGATGGCTTTTCCACATTTCCCTTACAACCAGCGGAGCTTACTGCAAGGTTATACTTTAATGGAACGAGTTAATAAATCGATAGCATTCATAATACACCATACTTAATCTACTTTAAAGTACCAACCTCATTATATCGCCATCCACTGTTAACAAATCGTTATTTACTTGTCTTACTCGTATCGGAGCACACATCGTAAAGAAACGTCGTAGACAATAATTGACAGTATTTTGTGGTAgataatgttttataaataagagTGTATCTGTTTAACAGGAGCAGGATGTGAGTGCCGCCGAACACAACGCAGATCGCTACGAGTCCAGTGGTGAGAACTCTATCAACTAacttaatataataatcacagaAATTGTCATACAAAACGAGACTTTACTGTTTCTCTGCACACTGAGAATGCCAATAAGATTTCTTCTTAACACACCCCCACTACTAACCCCACACTTTGGAAACTTAACCCTCATTTGAACCATTTACGATCACGAAACTTTAAATATTTCtcacattcttttatttttatgtaagtatcaACACCAATCGCAAACCGACCGGTGTTTTATTGACCCCAATGCACTTCTTGGAAAATATTGAGGTATTTCAATGAATTTGCACATATTTTGTCTGTAAATACACCCTCCTGTTCGACACCATGTGTTTCTTCCGGTGATGGATCTGCGCACTTAATCACTCACAGAACCTCCGCACGACGATTTATCACAACGCTTTTGTGCACTGTGCATCCGTTTTCCATTAACAACGGTGAGTACTGTTTTCTTGTAATGCACTTTACAATTGTCATATTTCGATGTTATCAATTCAAATGTATAGACTAGCGGGTTTGTTACAGGATACAAGCAAAGAGAAGAAATAGAAGATTTCATGCGATTCCTAATGCAATATGACAACAGGTTTGGGGAGCGTAATTTGGGCGGATTAGGAGGAACCACGATGGTGGGCAGGAACTTAAACGGAGTTGGAGGGTCCACTCTGTTGGGGAGAAATCTAAACGGGGTCGGAGGATCAACTTTGCTGGGTAGAAATATCAATGGAATAGGTGGATCTACTATGCTCGGCAGGAATCTTAACGGCATTGGTGGCTCAAGCATGCTTGGAAGGAACGTAAACGGTATTGGGGGCTCGACCCTACTCGGAAGGAATTTGAACGGTATCGGAGGCAACACCCTTCTTGGGAGAGACATTTATGGCCAGAGACAGACAAGATTTGTGGACTCACTCGGAGGCGGCAACTTTGTCCGTAACCTGGATTCTCTTGGTGGAGGCAATTTTGTGAGAAACCTTGACTCCCTTGGCGGCAGCAACTTTGTAAAGAAGAATCTCGACCAGCTCGGCGGGCCGAACTTTGTCAAGAGGACCCTGGACACCCTGGGAGGTGGAAACATGGTCCGAAACTTAGACTCACTCGGTGGGAGCAACTTTGTCCGCCAACTAGATTCGCTCGGCGGCGGTAACTTTGTTTAAACGGCCAAAAATATAGTTAATATTAAAGTTCTCAAAAACCATctgaatttgtaatattttctcAAATCGTACAACGCAACATGTGAtaccttgaaataattttggttTAGCAGCCATTAGCAATTTGATCTTAATAAATACTATAATTATCTTAGAAAATAAAGTGATTGCAGCCACTCTTGTCTTTGATTCCCTTATCTTCAGTTCCTTTGGAGGTAAGATATGTTTGCTTTTCTTAGTGAAATATGAcaagctaatttttttttgagatgtcTAATCTTGGTGACGTGGTATGGCTAGGTCACAAAGCCCGTAGTGCGGACGGCGGGAACTTGGTGCGGCAGGTCCGGGAGTCTCGCCACTCGGGACTTATGCCGTATCTGTACTCCCGGCGATATGACAACAAGTAAGTGCAACAAAAAATAACTCACGCTCAATCGTACACATCTGATATCTAATTCTTAATAATCATCTTACTTGTATGTAGTTTTAACCGTTTGCTCCTTATTTAATTCGCTAAGTCCAGGCTTGATCGTTAATTTTGAAGCACATTTAATTACATCGATAAACATATTGTTATGCTTAGGCTTACCTTACTTCGCTTACCTAATATAAGCAGCGAGCGGCTCAAAACAAATTTGCATTCTCATTTATACTTGACTGCTAATGTCGAAGTAGGTAAATCAAAGAATTTCtcaagtttaaaagttctttgcGTTAACAAGTTTTTGGGACGTGTCGCTTTGAATTACTTTCATTGCATCCAGTGGGTATAACATATCGCATGAGATGTCACgagaataaaataattctgTTGGCATTAAGCTACATTCCTTCGATATTGCTCTGAAATGTATTGGGTTGGGCTTTTAACGGTGTTTGCTCAGCGCGGGGGGTAGATTATTCAGATAATGTGCTTCGTGCCCTGCGGTGCTGCATACAATACGAAGGCCCAAGAAAGTGCATGTTATAGGTGAACAGTCAAAGAGGTGAACTTTCTACAAAGCAACAAACAAAAATCACGCACTAGAAAAACATGCATaagtattgggagggtgcgaagtactaggtgggggtaatgaaatctatcgcagcgctcatagtggccaaaagaagaaataatctaggctctgttaTCTGttatactcatatgaatctgtcattaacaaagcaatttgtatagactttaactacctaattttagttatagatgtttgtgttatgatgcgagcttgaattattgaacactgcctctgttttgttcttaattcctctacatctcggacatgtccagcaacaattttccttatgaaacggttcgtggttgaaattttatattgagtgatactcacaaaaacggtcttcaaaatgatactcattttgaccttaaaacgatatttaatttattactagcgatataagaacaattatataattttactgttattcaaagaaaccaataagatagctttatcttttcgttttacagtaaaagtacaactaaacatgaagtaaacaaaccctgacataacgaaaataaaacacactttttgaataaattttacttacctcatttaattttaatgaccaaaaatgaattcacaaccttttgtccacccaaatcacggtatcacagttattttgtattataaattaatacgttataggtttgatttttgtcacaatgtcgcgatgaaatttcaaaacgtcagagcatcagagccaaaaaagttgcggacgctaggtggcgctgatgtcgtgcacagagccaatagtgCTGGTAAAGTAAGTTATCGCAGTTGcgtacaatgagggttttcggACAGctgaaatattgctagatggcgttggtatcgtgaggtccatttgacatttgcgtcatgtttgtgaatggttgaaaaataattaaaagagccaatcgcaagcaagactgaaacgtcaaacgacCTCACGATTACAAACGCCATCTAGGAATGTTTCACCTGTCGGCCTCCATTGTTAAACCCTCATTGTAAATTATCAAGCAGTTGCCTTCAACGAAACATAACCTTCAAACAAAACTTCGATCATTTGCCGAAGTTCATCCTTGCatattatattttcacttcacaAACATTTCCCTGTATCTGCCAAATACTCAGCGTAGATATTATGACGGACTGTACAATCACATGCATATTGACAGGGAACGTCAGTTACATTAGTTATTCTTATTAGCCAGTTTCGTCAAGTAAAGCCAGCTCTTGATAGTTCATTACCTACCTCCCCGCTCCAATATTACCAAGGGTCCCCTTTtgtttgtatatgtatatatggcgccatttcacgatatgcctaaggaatttcgtgatctggcggattttacgatcggccgccgacatatacattgAGATAACATCAGTAGAATTTCA of the Choristoneura fumiferana chromosome 17, NRCan_CFum_1, whole genome shotgun sequence genome contains:
- the LOC141436833 gene encoding uncharacterized protein isoform X2 is translated as MMRGASGALAVTLAALLVCCTADQHQEQDVSAAEHNADRYESSGYKQREEIEDFMRFLMQYDNRFGERNLGGLGGTTMVGRNLNGVGGSTLLGRNLNGVGGSTLLGRNINGIGGSTMLGRNLNGIGGSSMLGRNVNGIGGSTLLGRNLNGIGGNTLLGRDIYGQRQTRFVDSLGGGNFVRNLDSLGGGNFVRNLDSLGGSNFVKKNLDQLGGPNFVKRTLDTLGGGNMVRNLDSLGGSNFVRQLDSLGGGNFV